Proteins from a genomic interval of Hornefia porci:
- a CDS encoding MATE family efflux transporter has product MSRRRKPAMNMIEGSLGDKVLQFAVPLAITGVLQQIFNATDVAVVGQFAGKNAMAAVGSNSPVVGLMVNLFVGVSLGANVVISRFTGQRNPDGIRRGVHTAVLVALVTGVIVAVLGILISRPMLELLGVPSSIMPMALAYLRIYLLGMPVILLYNFESSIFRSQGDTRTPLFCLITAGLLNVVLNLFFVLVLHMDADGVAAATVISNTVSSGLMFLVLRRTGAPIRIRFRDFRIDRGILKVMLQIGLPAGLQGMVFSISNLCIQSALNSLGPDIIAASSAAFNIEIVAYYIINAFGQAETTFIGQNSGARKPDRCRRVIRIGLAQDLIFTAILCTAIIYFAVPLLKLFNTDPEVVRYGQIRIVYILSFEVINALIEGFSGVLRGFGKSLAPALVALVGICGTRIVWVFFVFPNHPDFRLLILCFPISWAITAGILILYYLLIRRRLFAGIAPAGVH; this is encoded by the coding sequence ATGAGCAGAAGACGGAAGCCTGCAATGAATATGATTGAGGGATCGCTGGGGGACAAGGTTCTCCAGTTTGCTGTGCCGCTGGCGATTACCGGCGTCCTTCAGCAGATCTTCAACGCCACGGATGTGGCGGTCGTCGGACAGTTCGCCGGCAAGAACGCCATGGCCGCAGTGGGCAGCAACAGCCCGGTCGTCGGTCTGATGGTCAATCTTTTCGTGGGCGTATCGCTGGGCGCGAATGTGGTGATTTCCAGGTTTACGGGACAAAGAAATCCGGACGGGATCCGGCGGGGCGTTCATACGGCGGTTCTGGTCGCGTTGGTCACCGGAGTGATTGTCGCAGTCCTGGGGATACTGATTTCACGGCCTATGCTTGAGCTTCTGGGAGTACCGTCGTCCATCATGCCGATGGCCCTGGCCTACCTGCGCATCTATCTGCTGGGAATGCCGGTGATCCTTCTGTATAATTTTGAATCGTCCATCTTCCGCAGCCAGGGTGATACCAGGACGCCGTTGTTCTGCCTGATTACGGCGGGGCTGCTGAACGTGGTTCTGAACCTTTTCTTTGTACTCGTCCTGCACATGGACGCCGACGGCGTCGCCGCCGCCACAGTGATTTCCAATACTGTGAGCTCAGGTCTGATGTTCCTCGTGCTGCGCCGGACCGGGGCGCCGATCCGGATTCGGTTCCGGGACTTCCGTATTGACCGGGGAATCCTGAAGGTCATGCTGCAGATCGGACTGCCCGCCGGGCTGCAGGGAATGGTGTTTTCGATTTCCAACCTGTGCATCCAGTCGGCGCTGAACAGTCTGGGGCCGGACATCATCGCGGCGTCCTCCGCGGCGTTCAATATCGAAATCGTGGCGTATTATATTATTAACGCCTTCGGGCAGGCGGAGACCACCTTCATCGGACAGAACAGCGGAGCGAGGAAGCCGGACCGCTGCAGGAGGGTGATTCGGATCGGGCTGGCGCAGGATCTGATTTTCACGGCGATTCTCTGCACCGCTATTATTTATTTTGCTGTTCCGCTGCTGAAGCTGTTCAACACGGATCCGGAGGTTGTCCGGTACGGCCAGATCCGCATCGTGTATATTTTGTCGTTCGAGGTGATAAACGCGCTGATCGAAGGATTCTCCGGCGTGCTCCGGGGATTTGGAAAGTCGCTGGCGCCTGCATTGGTGGCGCTGGTCGGGATCTGCGGCACCCGGATCGTCTGGGTGTTTTTCGTGTTCCCAAACCATCCCGACTTCCGGCTCCTGATTCTGTGCTTTCCCATAAGCTGGGCAATTACGGCGGGGATTCTGATCCTTTATTATCTGCTGATTCGCAGACGGCTTTTTGCCGGAATCGCGCCGGCAGGCGTTCACTGA
- a CDS encoding D-alanine--D-alanine ligase family protein encodes MKTRIAVLFGGNSVEHEVSVISGIQAIMSMNKEKYDVTAVYITKDSVMYTGPDISEIDAYKDIPGLLSRSQRVIFVNEGGRVRLEPYPKKRFGGGSVEIDLAFPVVHGKNVEDGTLAGYFRTLGLPFVGCDVGASALGMDKYASKVVLKENGVPVLDGIIYTTADYGDIDGIIDGVEEKLGYPVIVKPVDLGSSVGISVAKNRMELVDSIDDAFTYAHRIIVEHAITQLREINCSVLGDENHAVASEIEEPLHTKDILSYEDKYLSGGNSKGGGSKGMAGVSRKIPAELAPERREEVRQLAVRSFQTLGCSGVARIDFMIDEADGKLYFNEINTIPGSLAFYLWEPLGIPYEELLDRLIRLALKRVREEEALTFSFDTNLLDQTSLSGSKSKLG; translated from the coding sequence CGATCATGAGCATGAACAAAGAAAAATACGATGTGACGGCGGTGTATATCACAAAGGATTCTGTGATGTATACCGGGCCGGACATCAGTGAGATTGACGCATACAAAGACATTCCGGGGCTTCTGTCCCGGTCGCAGCGGGTGATCTTTGTCAATGAAGGAGGAAGGGTCAGGCTGGAGCCGTACCCGAAAAAGCGCTTCGGCGGCGGCAGCGTGGAAATCGATCTGGCCTTCCCCGTCGTTCACGGAAAAAATGTGGAGGACGGAACGCTGGCGGGATATTTCAGGACTCTGGGGCTTCCCTTTGTGGGCTGCGACGTGGGAGCCTCCGCTCTCGGTATGGATAAATACGCCTCCAAGGTTGTCCTGAAGGAGAACGGCGTGCCTGTGCTGGACGGGATCATCTATACGACGGCGGACTATGGCGACATCGACGGGATCATCGACGGCGTGGAGGAAAAGCTGGGATATCCTGTCATCGTCAAGCCTGTCGATCTGGGCTCCAGCGTGGGCATCAGCGTGGCAAAGAACCGGATGGAGCTGGTGGATTCCATTGACGACGCGTTTACCTACGCCCATCGGATTATTGTGGAGCACGCGATCACGCAGCTTCGGGAAATCAACTGCTCGGTGCTGGGCGATGAGAATCACGCCGTCGCTTCGGAAATTGAGGAGCCTCTTCATACAAAGGATATCCTGAGCTATGAGGACAAATATCTGAGTGGCGGAAATTCCAAGGGCGGCGGCTCCAAAGGAATGGCCGGAGTCTCCAGGAAGATTCCGGCAGAGCTTGCGCCTGAGCGGCGGGAGGAGGTCAGACAGCTGGCGGTCCGCTCGTTTCAGACACTGGGATGCAGCGGCGTGGCCAGAATTGATTTCATGATCGACGAGGCCGACGGGAAGCTGTACTTTAATGAAATCAACACGATTCCGGGCTCGCTGGCGTTCTATCTCTGGGAGCCGCTGGGAATCCCATATGAAGAGCTGCTGGACCGGCTGATCCGGCTGGCGCTGAAACGTGTGCGCGAGGAGGAGGCGCTGACATTCAGCTTCGATACCAATCTGCTGGATCAGACATCCCTGTCCGGCTCCAAGAGCAAGCTGGGGTAG
- a CDS encoding alpha-amylase family glycosyl hydrolase: MWINESSLYQIYPLGFCGAPQENDGNTVPRIRKVTEWSGYLQALGIDTVLFNPVFESDSHGYDTRDFRRLDCRLGTNEDFRAVTDDLHAHGIRVLLDGVFNHVGRGFWAFRDVREHRQDSPYKDWFYIDFGGDSNYGDGFWYEGWEGHFELVRLNLQNPEVRDYLTDSIRFWVEAFDIDGLRLDVAYCLDENFLRHLHWFVREPLREVLANKTDPDFPLIGEILFGDYRRIVNGDMLDSCTNYECYKGLYSSFNSGNMFEIAHSLNRQFGPEDWCLYRGMHMVSFLDNHDVNRIASTLINPSHLKPAYGLMTGMPGIPCIYYSSEWGAAGVRHDDSDADLRPCFSAPRSDDETVRFVTRLLTLRHSQEAHPLCFGDYRNVVITGLQLVFARTDGQGQIYVCINAADSPFTAGSDELRGNFRELISGQDLALDGSVEIPGYGVLWLRRMD, translated from the coding sequence ATGTGGATTAACGAAAGCAGCCTTTATCAGATCTATCCCCTCGGCTTCTGCGGCGCGCCGCAGGAAAACGACGGGAACACCGTTCCGCGGATCCGGAAGGTTACGGAGTGGAGCGGATATCTGCAGGCTCTGGGAATTGACACGGTTCTGTTCAATCCCGTCTTTGAATCTGACAGCCACGGCTACGATACCCGGGACTTCCGCAGGCTGGACTGCCGCCTGGGGACCAATGAGGATTTCCGGGCGGTCACAGACGACCTGCACGCTCACGGCATCCGCGTCCTTCTGGACGGCGTGTTCAATCATGTGGGGCGGGGCTTCTGGGCGTTCCGGGATGTGCGCGAACACAGACAGGATTCCCCGTACAAGGACTGGTTCTATATTGATTTCGGCGGAGACTCGAATTACGGCGACGGATTCTGGTACGAGGGCTGGGAAGGGCACTTCGAACTGGTCAGACTGAATCTGCAGAATCCGGAGGTGCGGGATTATCTGACTGATTCCATCCGGTTCTGGGTCGAGGCCTTCGATATAGACGGTCTGCGGCTGGACGTGGCGTACTGCCTGGACGAGAATTTTCTGCGGCACCTGCACTGGTTCGTCCGGGAGCCTCTCCGGGAAGTGCTCGCGAACAAAACAGATCCGGATTTTCCGCTGATCGGCGAAATCCTGTTCGGCGACTACCGGCGCATCGTCAACGGCGATATGCTGGATTCCTGCACCAACTACGAATGCTATAAGGGGCTGTATTCTTCCTTTAATTCCGGAAACATGTTCGAAATCGCCCATTCTCTGAACCGCCAGTTCGGGCCTGAGGACTGGTGCCTGTACCGGGGAATGCATATGGTTTCTTTTCTGGACAACCACGATGTGAACCGTATCGCCTCCACTCTGATCAATCCGTCTCATCTGAAGCCGGCTTACGGTCTGATGACCGGAATGCCGGGAATCCCGTGCATCTACTACAGTTCCGAGTGGGGCGCTGCCGGCGTCCGCCATGACGACTCTGATGCTGATCTGCGCCCCTGTTTCAGTGCGCCCCGTTCCGATGACGAAACTGTCCGGTTCGTGACCCGTCTGCTGACACTGCGCCACAGTCAGGAGGCTCATCCGCTCTGCTTCGGCGACTACCGCAATGTTGTCATCACCGGTCTGCAGCTGGTCTTCGCCAGAACCGACGGACAGGGACAGATCTATGTCTGCATCAACGCGGCGGACAGCCCCTTCACCGCCGGTTCCGATGAACTGCGCGGTAACTTCCGTGAGCTCATCAGCGGACAGGATCTTGCACTGGACGGCTCCGTTGAAATTCCCGGGTACGGAGTACTCTGGCTGAGACGAATGGATTAG
- a CDS encoding magnesium transporter CorA family protein: MLRYYITEKSRILQISEPLPGSWIRLTDPTEAEAQQVAGTLGIDLDDILAATDLDENNRVELADGYTLIIIDIPAEEIRHEKEVYNTIPMGIMLTGDHIVTVTIQQTPVLQAFADGRYRGFSTKKRMRFIYQIMLENTLRFQDGLRDIDRKRRLIEEDIGSRTGEDDLIGLHELESTLVYFATGLSGNSNVLNRLTRYERIEQYPEDKDLLGDVIVENQQAMEMTQIYQGIIDSTRDLMSTILDKRLNNVMKILTSITLILAIPTVISGLYGMNVNGRGMPFAAMVNGFGIICLIILAICAVLFFLLRRLRML; encoded by the coding sequence ATGCTGAGATATTATATTACAGAAAAAAGCCGGATTCTGCAGATTTCAGAACCGCTTCCGGGTTCCTGGATCCGCCTGACCGATCCCACCGAGGCAGAGGCGCAGCAGGTCGCCGGTACACTGGGAATCGATCTTGACGACATTCTGGCCGCCACAGATCTGGACGAAAACAACCGTGTAGAGCTTGCCGACGGCTATACGCTGATTATCATCGATATCCCGGCTGAGGAAATCCGACACGAAAAGGAGGTATACAACACGATTCCTATGGGAATCATGCTGACCGGAGATCATATCGTTACCGTCACCATTCAACAGACGCCGGTGCTTCAGGCCTTCGCCGACGGGCGTTACCGCGGTTTTTCCACAAAGAAAAGAATGCGCTTTATCTATCAGATCATGCTGGAGAACACGCTGCGTTTCCAGGACGGGCTGCGTGATATCGACCGCAAGCGCCGCCTGATCGAAGAGGATATCGGCAGCCGCACCGGAGAGGATGACCTGATCGGACTTCACGAGCTGGAATCCACTCTGGTATACTTCGCCACCGGACTCAGCGGAAATTCAAACGTGCTCAACCGTCTCACCCGATACGAGAGGATTGAGCAGTACCCGGAGGACAAAGACCTGCTGGGCGATGTTATCGTGGAAAATCAGCAGGCGATGGAGATGACCCAGATCTATCAGGGCATCATCGACAGTACGCGTGATCTGATGTCCACGATTCTGGACAAGCGACTGAATAATGTGATGAAGATCCTGACCTCCATCACTCTGATTCTCGCCATCCCCACAGTCATTTCCGGGCTCTACGGCATGAACGTCAACGGCCGTGGCATGCCCTTCGCCGCCATGGTCAACGGGTTCGGCATCATCTGTCTGATCATCCTGGCCATCTGCGCCGTTCTGTTCTTCCTTCTCCGCCGCCTGCGAATGCTGTGA
- the hisD gene encoding histidinol dehydrogenase, producing MNIVKIIKKAKERTAEDNRRLRGTVAEIIDNVCENGDAALKEYSARFDGYVREELRVSRREIEEAYSRISEQELQDLKEARKNIEAFARAQRESMSEVKDFSPAPGIFLGHRIIPVSSCCCYVPGGSYPLYSTALMLITPARVAGVRRIVACSPAVHGTGSIHYKTLVAMDLAGADEIYAVGGAQAIAAFAYGTEQIRPVDMIVGPGNKFVAEAKRQCYGQIGIDFIAGPSEVLVIADGQADPEVLAADLLAQCEHDPNAKGFLLATEESLANRVIEAVGRELESLKTAGIARQSWEDYGEVVVVDSLKEAVDVANEYAPEHLEVNLENPDQIIGKLENYGSLFVGGNTAEVFGDYASGTNHTLPTVRASRYTGGVWVGTFLKVCTDQRMTAEASGKIAPLVSRMARGEGLEGHAVAAEKRLR from the coding sequence ATGAATATCGTGAAAATCATAAAAAAAGCAAAGGAACGGACCGCGGAGGACAATCGCAGACTCCGGGGAACGGTAGCGGAAATTATCGATAACGTGTGTGAAAACGGCGATGCGGCTCTGAAGGAATACAGCGCCCGCTTTGACGGATATGTGCGGGAGGAGCTGCGGGTCAGCCGCCGGGAAATTGAAGAGGCGTACAGCAGAATCAGCGAGCAGGAGCTGCAGGATCTGAAGGAGGCACGTAAGAACATCGAGGCCTTTGCCAGAGCGCAGAGGGAATCGATGAGCGAGGTGAAGGACTTCAGCCCCGCACCGGGAATTTTTCTGGGGCACAGAATTATTCCGGTTTCCTCCTGCTGCTGCTATGTGCCGGGCGGAAGCTATCCGCTGTATTCGACGGCGCTGATGCTGATCACACCGGCGAGAGTTGCCGGCGTCAGACGGATTGTGGCGTGCTCCCCGGCGGTACACGGAACAGGAAGCATTCACTACAAAACCCTGGTCGCCATGGATCTTGCCGGCGCGGATGAAATCTACGCGGTCGGAGGCGCGCAGGCGATCGCCGCGTTTGCCTACGGAACAGAACAGATCCGTCCTGTGGATATGATCGTAGGACCCGGAAACAAATTTGTCGCAGAGGCCAAGCGGCAGTGCTACGGACAGATCGGCATCGATTTCATCGCCGGACCCAGCGAGGTGCTCGTGATTGCCGACGGACAGGCGGATCCGGAGGTTCTGGCGGCGGATCTGCTGGCGCAGTGTGAGCACGATCCAAACGCGAAGGGATTCCTGCTGGCGACGGAGGAGTCGCTGGCGAACCGGGTCATAGAAGCGGTCGGACGGGAGCTTGAGAGCCTGAAGACGGCGGGAATCGCCCGGCAGTCCTGGGAGGACTACGGTGAGGTGGTCGTCGTGGACAGCCTGAAGGAGGCGGTGGATGTAGCCAATGAATATGCGCCGGAGCACCTGGAGGTCAATCTGGAGAATCCGGATCAGATTATCGGGAAACTGGAGAATTACGGATCGCTCTTTGTCGGAGGGAATACGGCGGAGGTGTTCGGGGACTACGCCTCCGGCACCAACCACACGCTGCCGACTGTCAGAGCTTCCCGTTACACCGGCGGCGTCTGGGTCGGCACCTTCCTGAAGGTATGCACCGATCAGCGGATGACGGCGGAGGCGTCGGGGAAGATCGCGCCTCTGGTCAGCCGGATGGCCCGCGGCGAAGGTCTGGAGGGACACGCAGTTGCGGCGGAGAAGAGACTTCGCTGA
- a CDS encoding LysR family transcriptional regulator, whose amino-acid sequence MESARCRAFVASAECGSFTAAAGKLGYTPSGVSQLVTALEKELGFPLLDRSRRGVTLTGEGERFLPEIRGFLGKEDRIYELAAEVRGLTVGSVAIASYPSVATYWLPAVIREFQTDYPEIELRLMEGIRQEMLEWIDQGIADMGFLTYTEPMDYEWIPLAEDRMVAVLPAEHPLAECEAYPLSRCEEEDFIMPALGHDVDVEALLTENRIRPHIKFTTLENPATLAMIQNGLGMSIMNELCTTGWNRNLVKLPLEPEKNLTFGIAVPSVRHASPASRRFLEYAVRMLTRPERGE is encoded by the coding sequence ATGGAAAGTGCGAGATGCAGAGCATTTGTGGCGTCGGCGGAATGCGGGAGCTTCACTGCGGCTGCCGGAAAACTGGGATATACGCCGTCGGGCGTCAGTCAGCTGGTTACGGCTCTGGAAAAAGAGCTGGGGTTTCCGCTGCTGGATCGGAGCCGGCGGGGAGTGACGCTCACCGGAGAGGGCGAGAGGTTCCTGCCCGAGATCCGCGGATTTCTGGGGAAGGAGGACCGCATTTACGAGCTGGCGGCGGAGGTCCGCGGGCTGACGGTGGGAAGCGTCGCGATCGCCTCTTATCCCAGTGTCGCGACCTACTGGCTCCCCGCGGTGATCCGTGAATTTCAGACGGATTACCCGGAGATAGAACTCCGGCTGATGGAGGGGATCCGGCAGGAAATGCTGGAATGGATTGACCAGGGAATCGCGGACATGGGATTTTTAACGTATACGGAGCCCATGGATTATGAGTGGATTCCGCTGGCGGAGGATCGGATGGTAGCGGTGCTCCCTGCGGAGCATCCCCTTGCGGAGTGTGAAGCCTATCCTTTGTCCCGGTGCGAAGAGGAGGATTTTATTATGCCTGCGCTGGGGCATGACGTGGACGTGGAGGCGCTGCTGACGGAAAACCGCATCCGTCCGCATATTAAATTCACCACCCTGGAAAATCCGGCGACGCTGGCGATGATTCAGAACGGGCTGGGAATGAGCATCATGAACGAGCTTTGCACCACCGGCTGGAACAGAAACCTGGTCAAACTCCCGCTGGAGCCGGAGAAGAATCTGACCTTCGGTATCGCTGTTCCGTCGGTCCGGCATGCATCGCCGGCGTCCAGACGGTTCCTGGAATACGCGGTTCGTATGCTGACACGGCCGGAGCGCGGGGAATAG
- a CDS encoding DMT family transporter encodes MKIIEKHGWILVFLGAVCWSLNSPLVKYMTASAMTICCLRALIAGVVLLPFLRPSRLKPDRWTAVYLLSFAGVCITVIASLSMTDAAIAVGMQYTALIWLTLTAVLRTRRFRGQPWGPVFLILAGLLLFMSSGSAGSLTGNLTAASEGILFAVMTASGKRAGQENPLGLTCIANLFTGALVLLIHPQTAGEALSMAPSQWGLLLVLGVVQVAMGYGLYNLGLQYVSPQRASILALWEMILGPVWVALFLHEYSSGMIIAGFLLILGGICLNALHPSGKGYILVKPDDMAL; translated from the coding sequence ATGAAAATCATCGAAAAGCACGGCTGGATTCTCGTCTTCCTCGGGGCGGTATGCTGGAGTCTGAACTCCCCGCTGGTAAAATACATGACGGCTTCGGCGATGACCATCTGCTGTCTCAGAGCGCTGATCGCCGGCGTTGTGCTGCTTCCGTTTCTCCGGCCCTCCCGGCTGAAGCCGGACCGCTGGACGGCGGTCTATCTTCTTTCCTTTGCCGGCGTATGTATCACCGTCATCGCATCGCTCTCCATGACTGACGCGGCCATCGCGGTCGGAATGCAGTACACCGCGCTGATCTGGCTGACACTGACCGCGGTTCTCCGGACCCGCCGCTTCAGAGGACAGCCCTGGGGTCCGGTGTTCCTGATCCTGGCAGGCCTTCTTTTGTTCATGAGCTCCGGCAGCGCCGGTTCCCTCACCGGCAACCTGACCGCCGCCTCTGAAGGAATCCTGTTCGCCGTCATGACCGCCAGCGGGAAACGGGCGGGGCAGGAGAACCCTCTGGGTCTGACCTGTATCGCAAATCTGTTCACCGGCGCTCTGGTTCTGCTGATTCATCCGCAGACGGCGGGCGAAGCCCTGTCGATGGCGCCGTCCCAGTGGGGACTTCTTCTGGTGCTCGGCGTCGTGCAGGTGGCTATGGGCTACGGTCTCTACAATCTCGGACTTCAATACGTTTCCCCGCAGCGGGCGTCTATTCTCGCGCTCTGGGAGATGATTCTGGGGCCGGTCTGGGTCGCCCTTTTCCTGCATGAATACTCCTCCGGAATGATAATCGCAGGTTTCCTGCTGATTCTGGGAGGGATCTGTCTGAACGCCCTGCATCCCTCCGGAAAGGGTTATATTCTTGTAAAGCCTGACGATATGGCATTGTAA
- a CDS encoding MerR family transcriptional regulator, with protein MKIGQVSRRYGISRDNLYYYINYGLLVPPRRNNQYVFDDDTLRDLEWILELKNMDYSLAEIHRILSLRRISGLENPRDRADLREIYSAKRDECARKIRHYEAVIRDLDSRIVELSSAGSETPAHTGVPLRMLDLLCCPRCGRELTIGDVTMDMKYIYDGSLHCDCGYEARIDDGILITPNGYAGEADTPDLDRDLYKDLPPSLISLFQRSYNNMKKDLSEMDLTGRVVMETYINAWFFLHNHQQYFSPQGFYIVVDKFPEMLQMYKTLIEQENYNLPILYLADSSTDYPLKKEIVDLNLDFFAVNEHLFYHDDFLLDRLSPYLKADGQILGTWFYFKNGQRSMKLLKQDYPESSPDNFSLPWFRQQLARSGFALDRSQVCGHTTDSGNNLGFGFHVTGDEMYLMTYLGHREQHPRRAASRSALRQDNE; from the coding sequence ATGAAAATCGGACAGGTTTCCCGCCGGTACGGAATTTCCAGAGACAATCTGTACTACTATATCAACTACGGTCTGCTGGTTCCTCCGCGGCGCAACAATCAATACGTCTTTGACGACGATACCCTGCGGGATCTGGAGTGGATTCTGGAGCTGAAAAACATGGACTATTCTCTCGCGGAAATCCACAGAATCCTTTCCCTCCGACGCATCTCCGGACTGGAGAATCCCCGGGACCGGGCAGATCTCCGAGAGATTTACAGTGCCAAGAGGGATGAATGCGCCCGAAAAATCCGACACTATGAAGCTGTGATACGCGATCTGGATTCCCGAATCGTTGAGCTTTCCAGCGCCGGTTCAGAAACGCCCGCACATACCGGCGTTCCTCTGAGGATGCTGGATCTCCTTTGCTGCCCCCGCTGCGGCAGAGAACTGACCATCGGCGACGTGACGATGGACATGAAATACATCTACGACGGAAGCCTGCACTGCGACTGCGGCTACGAGGCGCGCATCGACGACGGAATCCTGATCACGCCGAACGGATATGCGGGAGAGGCTGACACCCCCGATCTCGACCGGGATCTGTACAAGGACCTGCCCCCGTCGCTGATCAGCCTGTTCCAGCGCTCCTATAACAACATGAAAAAGGATTTGTCTGAAATGGATCTGACCGGCAGGGTGGTCATGGAGACCTATATCAACGCGTGGTTTTTTCTGCATAATCATCAGCAGTATTTCAGCCCGCAGGGCTTCTACATCGTCGTGGATAAATTCCCCGAGATGCTGCAGATGTACAAGACGCTGATCGAACAGGAGAATTACAATCTGCCGATTCTGTACCTGGCAGACTCCTCGACAGATTACCCGCTGAAGAAAGAGATCGTGGATCTGAACCTCGATTTCTTTGCTGTCAACGAGCACCTGTTCTATCATGACGATTTCCTGCTGGACCGCCTTTCCCCCTATCTTAAGGCGGACGGACAGATCCTCGGCACCTGGTTCTATTTTAAAAACGGGCAGCGCTCCATGAAGCTCCTGAAGCAGGACTATCCGGAAAGCTCCCCGGACAATTTCTCCCTTCCCTGGTTCCGGCAGCAGCTCGCCCGCTCCGGGTTCGCCCTCGACCGCTCCCAGGTCTGCGGCCACACCACAGATTCCGGCAATAATCTCGGGTTCGGCTTCCATGTCACCGGAGATGAAATGTATCTGATGACGTATCTCGGGCACCGGGAACAGCACCCGCGGCGCGCCGCGTCCAGATCAGCACTGCGGCAGGATAACGAATAA
- a CDS encoding APC family permease — translation MSKNAEPQSGMTLKRAFGMREAVTITVGTVIGVGLFTTGAQIVGTMGSMVVVATFIAMVISVYPAMLYGEMGAALPYAGGTYKYAQLGLGKAAGTMAGWNFIASLIAVTSGEALAFAFYFKTIFRAFEVELPVSDAVLAMIPIVIFIVTNILGTEMTGKLQNGFMFFFWGVAIIWFLAMIPNIQMPSYVVLPDAMKTMTPWGFIGCVAMIWWCFAGFETCCAMGEEIRYPQINLPRALILSPFIVFAVNALFQWFLVGITPVNKVAALASANAPFAEAMSAAGILGLPMALLAVGIAFGGDFSTLNASIAVPPRYLYAMAREGSMPKFFAKLHPRYQTPYISILFLGILSLILTVYPINFVASVSLFADLFYYIIGIAAALGLRIRHPELKRPFTAPGIRVGVPVSIVIYFIMMTQLDRYAIVTGIIWCIVGLVVYYICRRIYGEAENEKLDAYVLQEELPGDAERASMDREYRIWKTVVIAACVVAGVLYLIPLL, via the coding sequence ATGTCTAAGAATGCAGAACCTCAGAGCGGAATGACTCTGAAGAGAGCCTTCGGAATGCGGGAGGCGGTGACGATCACCGTGGGCACGGTCATCGGCGTCGGCCTGTTCACTACCGGAGCCCAGATTGTTGGAACCATGGGTTCCATGGTGGTTGTGGCGACGTTTATCGCGATGGTGATCAGCGTGTATCCGGCCATGCTGTACGGCGAGATGGGCGCGGCGCTGCCCTACGCCGGAGGAACTTATAAATACGCTCAGCTGGGGCTGGGAAAGGCGGCCGGGACTATGGCGGGATGGAATTTCATCGCGTCGCTTATCGCGGTGACGTCGGGAGAGGCGCTGGCGTTCGCCTTCTATTTCAAAACGATTTTCAGGGCGTTTGAGGTCGAGCTGCCGGTCAGTGACGCAGTGCTGGCGATGATTCCCATCGTGATCTTCATCGTCACCAATATCCTGGGAACCGAGATGACCGGAAAGCTGCAGAACGGATTCATGTTCTTCTTCTGGGGCGTCGCGATAATCTGGTTCCTGGCGATGATTCCCAACATTCAGATGCCGTCCTATGTGGTGCTCCCGGACGCGATGAAGACCATGACGCCGTGGGGATTCATCGGATGTGTGGCGATGATATGGTGGTGCTTTGCGGGCTTCGAGACCTGCTGCGCAATGGGTGAGGAGATCCGTTATCCGCAGATCAACCTGCCCCGCGCGCTGATTCTGTCGCCCTTCATCGTATTCGCAGTAAACGCGCTGTTCCAGTGGTTCCTTGTGGGAATTACGCCGGTGAACAAAGTCGCAGCCCTGGCCTCCGCCAACGCACCCTTCGCGGAGGCGATGTCCGCGGCGGGGATTCTGGGACTTCCGATGGCGCTTCTGGCAGTGGGAATCGCCTTCGGCGGGGATTTCTCGACACTGAACGCCAGCATCGCCGTGCCGCCCCGCTATTTGTACGCCATGGCAAGAGAGGGCTCCATGCCGAAATTCTTCGCGAAGCTGCATCCCAGGTATCAGACGCCCTATATCTCGATTCTGTTTCTGGGGATCCTGTCGCTGATTCTGACGGTGTATCCCATTAACTTTGTGGCGTCCGTCAGCCTCTTTGCGGATCTCTTCTATTACATTATCGGAATCGCCGCGGCGCTGGGACTCCGCATCCGTCACCCTGAACTGAAAAGGCCCTTTACGGCGCCGGGCATCCGGGTCGGCGTTCCGGTCAGCATTGTCATTTATTTCATCATGATGACTCAGCTGGACCGTTACGCGATTGTGACAGGAATTATTTGGTGTATCGTCGGTCTTGTGGTATATTATATCTGTCGGAGGATATACGGAGAGGCGGAGAATGAGAAGCTCGACGCCTATGTACTGCAGGAGGAGCTGCCCGGCGACGCTGAACGCGCGTCGATGGATCGGGAATACCGGATCTGGAAGACGGTGGTAATCGCGGCCTGCGTCGTGGCGGGAGTGCTCTATCTGATACCATTACTATGA